Below is a genomic region from Jiangella gansuensis DSM 44835.
CAGCATCGGCATGATGGTCCACACCATGGTCCGCAGCCCGGCGTCGAGGGGACCGTAGCCGTAGGCGACCTGCAGCAGTTGAGCCAGCAGGAAGATCGACCCGAACACGCCGAAGTGCATGCACAGCGACACCACGTTGGTGAGGGTGAACGCGCGGATCCGGTACAGCCGGGGCGGCAGCAGCGGCACGGTGGTGCGGCGTTCCCACGACACGAACGCGACCGCCAGCAGCACAGCCAGCACGCCGGTCGTCAGTACCGCCGGGTCGGTCCAGCCGCGCTCGTGCCCGTTCACCACGGCCCAGATGCCGGCGACGATCGACCCGCAGGCCAACGCCATACCGGCGATGTCGATCCGGGTCTCGGGCAGCCGGCTCTCCGGCAGCCAGCGCCGGGCCAGCACGACGGCAAGCAGCCCGATCGGCACGTTGATCCAGAACACCCAGCGCCAGTCGAGCCCGTCGGCGACGGCACCGCCGGCCAGCGGGCCGAGGGAGATGGCCGCGCCGTTGGCGGCGCTCCACAGCCCGATGGCCAGCCCGCGCCGGTGCCCGGGCACGGCACCGGCCAGGATCGTCAGCGAGAGCGGGGTGAGCATGGCCGCGCCGACACCCTGGACCGCCCGGGCCGCGATCAGCTGGCCCACCGTGTCGGCCAGCCCGCAGGCCAGGGACGCCGCGGTGAACAACACGATCCCGGCGGTGAACACCCGCCGCCGGCCCCAGCGGTCACCGAGTCCGGCGGCGACGAGCAGCAGCCCGGCGAACGCCACGATGTACGCGGTCGAGATCCACTGCAGGTGCGCCGCGTCGGCGTCGAGGTCGACCCGGATCACCGTCAGCGACGTCACGACGACGAGGTTGTCCAGTCCGGCCATGAACATCGGCAGTGAACAGGCGACGAAGATCGCCACGACCGACCGGGACGGCGCGTCGTCGCGGGTCATGCGGACCGCACCGATGCGAGCGGCTCCGGCGCCAGCTGCGCCACCAGCCGGTCCACCCGGCGCGCGTCGGCCGCCGAGTGACACTCCAGGTGCGGCAAGGACCGCCGGGTCAGACCGGTCAGCACCCGGCCGGGGCCGACCTCCACACACGCCGACACGTCGTGACCGGCGACGGTGTCCAGGCTCTGCCGCCATCGCACCGAGCCGGCCAGCTGCGCCTTGAGCGCCGCGCGGGCGTCGTCGCCGGAGGACACCACGGACGCGGTGACGTTCGCGACCACGGGGATGCGCGGCCGGGCGAAGTGGGCGGCATCGAGATCGGTCGCGAACTCGGCCTCCACCTCGCGCATGAGCGAGCAGTGGAACGGCGCGCCCACGCCGAGGCGGGTGACCTGGACGTCGTCGCCGTCGAGCAGTCCTCGTTCGGCCAGTGCCCGCTCGGTCAGGGCGTCCACGCCGGCCACCGTGCCGGACACGACGGTCTGGGTGTCGGAGTTGTAGTTGGCGACCTCGACCGACAGGGCGGCTGCGTCACTCACCTCGGCGCACCAGCGCTCGACCGCCGACGCCGGCGGCCCGACCACAGCAGCCATCGCGCCCGGGGTGCGCTCGTTGACCGCGGCCATCAGCTCACCGCGCCGGCGCACCAGCCGCAGGGCCGTGATCCAGTCCAGGACGCCGGCCGCGACCAGTGCGGTGTATTCACCGAGACTGTGCCCGGCGACGACCACCGGCGCCGGCAGCCGTGCCTCCAGCACCCGGTATGCGGCCAGGCTGGCCACGAAGATCGCCGGCTGCGTGATGTCCGTGCGGCGCAGCTCCTCCTCCGGGCCCTCCCAGCACAGCCGGGTGAGGTCGAGCCCGAGCACGTCGTCGGCGGTGTGGAAGATCGGCCGGACGAGGTCCGGGTGGCGCTCGGCGAGGTCCCGGCCCATGCCCACGCGCTGCGAGCCCTGGCCGGGGAAGAGGAAGGCGGTTCGGGTCATGTCAGGTCCTCCGGTGGGTTGCGGCTCAGGAAGTCGGTGTGCACGTCGCCGGAACGGAACTCCGGATGCCCCAGGACAGCCCGCTGGAATCCGATCGTGGTGCGCACACCCGGCCCCTCGACCTCGAACTCCGACAGCGCCCGGTCGGCCCGCTCGATGGCGCCGTCGCGGGTGGGCGACCAGACGATCAGCTTGGCGATCATCGAGTCGTAGAACGGCGGGATGCGGTCGCCCTGGCGGCAGGCGGTGTCGATGCGGGTCCACGGGCCACCGGGCGCGCGGAACACCTCCAGCCGCCCAGGTGTCGGGACGAACCCGCGGGCGGGGTCCTCGGCGTTGATCCGGCACTCCAGCGCGTGCCCGGTGATCCGGACGTCGTCCTGACCGAACGACAGCGGCAGACCCGCCGCCACCCGGATCTGCTCGGCGACGATGTCGATACCGGTGACCAGCTCGGTGACCGGGTGCTCGACCTGGATGCGGGCGTTCATCTCCATGAACCAGAACTCGCCGTCGTCGTCGAGCAGGAACTCCATCGTGCCGGCGCCGCGGTAGCCGACGGCGCGCGCGCCGGCCAGCGCGGCGTCACCCAGCCGCTGCCGCAGGTCGGCCGAGACGCCCGGCGACGGCGCCTCCTCCACCAGCTTCTGATGACGACGTTGCACCGAGCAGTCGCGTTCACCCAGGTGCACGGCGTTGCCGTGGTCGTCGCAGAGCACCTGCACCTCGACGTGCCTGGCCCGCTCCAGGTACCGCTCCAGGTAGACGTCGCGGTTGCGGAACACGGCCTGTGCGGTGGCCCGGGTCTGCTGGTAGGAGCGGCGCAGATCCTCCGGCCGGTGCACGACGGTGATGCCGCGGCCGCCACCGCCGGCGGCGGCCTTGATGACGACCGGGTAGCCGATCTTCTCCGCGATCTCGCGGGCCTCGTCGAAGGTGTGGACGGGATCGACGGTGCCCGGCAGCAGCGGCAGCCCGGCGTCGGTCATCGCCTGGCGGGCCAGGGCCTTGTCGCCGACGGCTTCCATCACCCGGGGCGGCGGGCCGATGAAGGTGATGCCATGGTCGGCGCAGATCTCGGCGAAGTACGGGTCTTCGGAGAGGAACCCGTACCCGGGATGGATCGCGTCCGCGCCGGTCTTGAGCGCGGCGCCGATGACGTTGGGGACGTTCAGGTAGCTCGCGGCCGCCGGCGCGGGCCCGACCCGCACCGCCTCGTCGGCCAGCTGGACCGCCATGCTGTTCTCGTCGGCGTCGGAGTAGACGGCGACGGTGGCGATGCCGAGCTCACGGCACGCGCGCGCCACCCGGACCGCGATCTCGCCCCGGTTCGCGATGAGGACCTTCTCGAACACCCGTTGCCTCCCTGGCGCCCGTGCCGGCACGTCAGCCGTCGACGGCCAGTTCGACGAGGACCTCGTCGAACTCGACCATCTGCCCGTCGCCGGGATGGATCGCGACCACCCGGCCGGCCCGGTCGCTCTTGATCTCGTTCATGAGCTTCATCGCCTCGACGATCGCCAGCGTCTGGCCGGCCTCGACCACGTCGTCGATCTCCACGAACGGCGCGGCATCCGGCGACGGGCGCCGGTAGAAGCTGCCGACGAGCGGTGCCCGGACGGCATGGTGATCCCCGGCTGCGTGGTCGGCGGTGTCCGGCGCGGCGACGCCGGCCGCGACAGCTCCGGCCGCGGCCGGAACCGGCCCGGCGGCGGTGGCGCCACCGGCTACGGCGACGACCGGCCGTTCGACCCGGACCGCACAGTCGCCGGCCGTCACCTCGACCACCTGCACCGGCCCGCTCGCGCCGGCCAGCAGGGCTGCCGCCTCGGACCGCAGGTGGCTGACCAGCCGTTCGCGGGCCTCGTCGGTGCCGTTGAGCACGTCCGTCTCCGGTGTCGTCATGCCGCACCCGCCCGATATCCCGCGGCGTCGGCACCGAGCCGCCCGTAGGCGTCGAACCGGGTGTAGCGCTGCTCCACCAGCTCGTCCGGGGACAGAGCGGACAGCTGGTCGAGCGCGGCCGCGACGGCCTCGCCGACCCGTTCGACCGTGCCCGCCGGGTCGCGATGCGCACCGCCGTCGGGCTCGAGCACGACCTCGTCGACGACACCCAGCTCCAGCAGATCCGGTGCGGTGAGGCGCAGCGCCGCGGCCGCCTCGGGTGCCCGGGTGGCGCTGCCCCACAGGATCGTAGAGCAGCCCTCGGGGGAGATGACCGAGTAGTAGCCGTACTCCAGCATCAGCACCCGGTTCGCGACGGCCAGCGCCAACGCGCCCCCGCTGCCGCCCTCACCGGTGACGACGCTGACGACCGGAACGCGCAGCCGCGACATCGCGGCGATGCACTCGGCGATGACGGTGCCCTGCCCACGCTCCTCGGCCTGCACGCCCGGGTAGGCGCCCGCGGTGTCGACGAACGTCAGGACCGGCAACCCGAACCGCTCGGCGTGCCGCATCAGCCGCATCGCCTTGCGGTAGCCCTCGGGGTGCGGCATGCCGAAGTTGCGCCGCACCATCTCGGCGGTGTCGTGGCCCTTCTGATGGCCGATGACGACGACGCCGCGCCCGCCGAAGCGGGCCACGCCGCCGACGATGGCCGGGTCGTCGCCGTGCGCGCGGTCGCCGTGCAGCTCGACGAACTCGTCGGCGAGACGGTGGATGTAGTCGAGGGTGGTGGGGCGGCCGATGTCGCGTGCCCGGGTCACCACCTCCCAGGGGTCGGCGGCGGCCGATCCGGCCCGCAACCGGCGCGGCTCGGCGGACCCGGCCCGCTCCGGCATCGACGAGCGGCTCGGAACCGACGGCGCGTGCAACCGCAGCAGGCCGGCCAGCGTTTCCCGCAGGCTCTCCCGCGGGACGACCAGGTCGACCAGGCCGTGTTCGTGGAGGAACTCCGCGGTCTGGAACCCGGCCGGCAGTTCCTCGCGGATGGTCTGCTGGATCACCTGCGGCCCGGCGAAACCGACCAGGCTGCCGGGTTCGGCGATGACGACGTCGCCGAGTGAGGAGAACGACGCCGTGGCCCCGCCGAAGGTCGGGTGAGTGTTGAGGTTGATCACCAGGACGCCGGCCTCGCGCAGCCGGGCGATCTCCTGCGCGGTGCGGGCCAGCTGCATGAGCGACAGGCAGCCCTCCTGCATCCGGGCGCCGCCGGACGCGGAGACGATCAGCAGCGGGATCCTGGCCTCGCCGGCCCGGCGCGCGGCGTCGACCAGCACGTCGCCGACGACGGTGCCGACACTGCCGCCCATGAACGCGAAGTCCAGCACCGCCACCACCAGCCGGTGGCCGCCGATGGCGGCGGTCCCGGCCACGGCGGCCTCGGGCCGGCCCGTCTTGCGCTGTGCCGCGGCCAGCCGCTGCGGATACGGACGGGAGTCGGCGAAGCCGAGCGGGTCGCCCGGCGTCGGCACAACGCCCAGCGGCTGGAACGACCCGTCGTCGACCAGCAGGTCCAGCCGCTCATCCAGCGACAGCCGCAGATGATGCTGGCAGTCCGGGCACACCTTCGCGTACCGGTCCAGCCGCTTGACGTACAGGTAGGACGCGCAGCTGGGGCACCTGGTCCAGGCGTCCTCGCGGATCGGTGTCGTGGTCAGCTCGGTCACGATGGTTGTTCCTCCCTACGGCGCGACAGGGGTCGCGCGGCGGTACGGCTGTACGGGGCCGGTGCGGTCCCGGAACGAGCGCGGCAGCGTTGCCCCGACGTCGTTGCCCAGCTCCTCGAGGACGGCCTTGGAGACGGCGAACCCGGACGAGACCGCCCGGAACGACGAGCAGCCCGACTCCGTCCAGTGCCCGGACAGGTACAGCCCGTCGATGGGGGTCTTGTGCGGGAGCCGCTTGTTGGCGAACTGGTTCGGCGTGTTCTCCCAGCCGTAGGTGGCGCCCTGGTACGCCCGGGTGAACCGGTGCATCGTCTCCGGGGTGCCGACCTCGCGGTACGTCAGCCGGCTGGAGAGCTCCGGCACGACCCGGTCGAACAGCCGGACAAGTGCGTCGCCGGCTGCCTCCTTGATCTCGTGCCAGGGCCGGTCCAGCTGCCAGGGCGCCATCACGTTGAGGATCGCCAGGTGCTCGCCGGCCGGTGCGAGGCCGGGGTCGAGCAAGGTGGTGTTGGACATCCATGCCGACGCGGGACGGCCGGCCAGCACGTCCTGCCAGTTGTCGTCGTGGTCGAGGTGAGGGTGCACGAACGTCTCGTGCGCGATCCCCAGCTCGGTGAGGTCGATGTCGGTGGCGGCGAACACAGTCACCACCGACAGCGACGGCTTCATCCGGTTCAGCCGCTTGAGGTATGCCTCGGGGACGTTCTCGGTGCCCACGAGGTCGTGCATCGTGTGGCGGACGTCGGCGTTGGAGATGACGACGCGCGCGGTGAACTCGGCGCCGTGCTCGGTGCGCACCCCGGTGGCCCGGCCGTCCGTCATCATGATCGTCTCGACCGGCGTGGAAGCGAGCACCGCGCCGCCGCACGAGCGCACGACCGACGCGAACGCGTCCACCATCGACTGATACGAGCCGATCGGGTACCGGGGGCCCTCCAGGTGCGTGTCGAGCATCTGGATGTAGTTGAGGAAGGACAGGCGCGACGGCGGCGAGCCGATGAACGGCCAGGCCGCGCCCGCCAGGGCTCGCACCCTCGGGCTCGGCGCGTGGTCGGCGAACACGTCGCCGACGGTGGCCATCCGGTAGCGGGAGAACGTCGGCCGGGCCGCCATCAGCTCGGCCAGCTCACGCGGGTCGATGCGGTAGGGCAGCCACGACATCTCCTCCAGCGTCGTGCGGCAGACCCCGAAGAACGCGCGCATCTCGGCCGCCTCGGCCGCCGTCAGCACGGCGGCGTGCGCCTCGATGAACGGTTCCCAGCCGTTCGGCGCCACCAGGTCGAGCCCGTCCGGGAAGACGGTGCCGTACACGTGCGGTGACTCGACGTACGGCACGCGCGCGTCGACGCCGAGGTACTCCAGCAGGTTCCAGACGATCTCGCCCGCGCTGGTGCCGTGCACGGCCGGGTCGAACGTGTAGTCGCCGCGGACGAAGGCGTGCGCCACGCCGCCGATGCCGGCGCCCTGCTCACAGACGAGCACCCGCTCGCCGCTGTGCGCCAGCAGCGCCGCGGCCGACAACCCGCCGAGTCCGCTACCGACCACGATGACGTCGTAGTCGTGGGTCGCGTTCATGTCCTGTCCTCCGTGGAAGTCCGGTTCCAGTCGACGAGCACGCCGGCGTGGACCCACTTGCTGCTCTCGATGCCCACCAGCAGGACCCGCCCGCCCGGCCGCAGCTGCCCGGCCCGGGCCGCGTCGTCGAGACAGACCAGCGGGCCGGCGCAGCCGAGCGCCCCGCGCCGCGACAGGCTGTCGACGAACTCGCCGGTGATCTTGGTCCATTCGTCCCGCTCGACGGTGCCCTCGGCCATCGCCGCTCGCATCCAGCCGGAGTTGCCCTCCGGCACGACGCAGACGTCGATCTCCTCCGGGCCGACACCGCAGGCGGCAAGGGTGTCCCCGATCGCGTCGGCGACCAGGACCGGGGCGAGATGCCCGGCGGCGACGACGTCGACCTTGAGGGTGACCAGGCGTTTGGCCGCGGCCTGCTCGTGCACCGGCGCGTGCGTTCCGCCGCCCACGACCTGGATGCCGGGCGCCCGGCCGGGCGCGATGGCGGCGGTAGCGCCGCCCACCAGGCCGCCGGTGGCGTCGGCGTCGGCGCGCACGACCACGGCGCCGGCGCCGTCGCCGAACATGTACATGGGGATCCGGTCGCGGATGCGCACCTTGCCCGGCTCGACGCCGAGGAAGATCGGCGCCAGCGCCGGTGAGGTCGTCTCGCTGCCGATCACGAGCGCCGTCGTGTGGGCACCGCTCTCCAGCAGCAGCCGGACCAGCTCCAGCGCCTGCACCGTCCCGGCACCACCGGAACGCAGCTCGAAGGTGGCGCAGCGGCCGATGCCGAGCCGGTCCTGCACGAGGTTGACGGCGGGCGGCAGCGGGTACTCGGGGGTCGCCGTCGCCAGCACGAGCAGGTCGACCTCGTCCGGCCCGACGCCCGCATCGGCCAGCGCGGCGGCGCCGGCGCGCGCGGCGATCTCGGAGTTGGCGAAGCGGTGCGCACCGGTCTCGGGGTCGATGATCCAGTGCCGCTCGGTGATGGAGATGTCCTCGGCGACCTCCGCCGGCAGTGGACCGGCCAGCCGTTCGATCAGGTCGTTGCCGATCGGCTCGCCCGGCAGGAAGCTGCCGGTCCCAGCGACGGTCGCGCGCACGCCGGTCACCACTTCAGCCGCCCGAGGCCGAGGCCGGCCATGCCGCCGCCGTCGATGTTCAGCAGGACCCCGGTCATGTACGCCGACTCCGGGCCGGCGAGGAACCGGATCGCCGAGGCGACCTGCTCGACGGTGGCGAAGTCGCGCATCGGGATCTGCCGCTTGAGGTGCTTGGCGACGTCGCCGGCGGACAGCTCGGCCACCAGGTCCGTGGGCGCGAACCCGGGAAGGACCGCGTTGACCCTGATGCCGAACCGGGCCAGCTCGATGGCGGCGCTGCGGGTGAACGCGTCGACCGCGCCTTTGGAGGCGGAGTAGTTCGACTCGCCCGTCCAGCCGCGCTCCCCCATGACCGACGACACGTTCACGATGGAGCCGTCGCGGGTGACCATGAGGTGGTCGAGGACGGCCTTCGTGCAGTTGAACACGCCGCCGAAGTTCACCTTCATGACATCGAGCCAGTCCTGCGGCTCCATGCTGTAGATCAGGTTGTCCTTGGAGATGCCGGCGTTGTTGACCAGGATGTGCAGGCCGCCGAACGCCTCCAGAACGTCGGCCACCAGCGCGGTGGCCTGCTCGTAGTCGGACACGTCGGCCTGGAAGGCCGCTGCCCGGCCCCCGGCCGCCTCGATCCGGGCGACGACGTCGAGCGCCTCGTCCTTTCCGGACCGGTAGTTGACGGCGACGGTGGCACCGTCGGCGGCCAGGGCCAGCGCCGTAGCGCGGCCGATGCCGCGGGAGGCCCCGGTGACCACCGCGACCCGTTCGTCCAGCTTCATCTGACACCTCTCACTCAGTGGTCATGGGCAAGGACGGAGGGCCAGCGACACCGCGGACCCGCCCAGCGACACGGCCTGCACGAGCGCCGCCCCGCCCTGCGGGTCGGTCCCCAGCTCGTCGGCCGCGAGTGCCGCGGTCAGGGCGCCGCCGGGGCCGACCGGCTCGCCGAGGACGACCTTGGGGGTCCGCAGCACGGGCAGCCGGTCCCCGAAGACCCGGCCGAGGCCGGCGAGCTCGGCACGGTCGGCCGGCGCGAGCCCGGCCGCCGCCGGCCAGATACGGGTGACGTCGTCCGGCCGCAGGCCCGCCGTGCGCAGGGCCTGGTCCGTGGCCCGGGTGGTCGCGTCACCGGTGAGGTCCCACGAGACCCCGCCTGGCCGCACCCGGCTCGCGCCGCCGTGGCCGGCCAGCTCGGCGAGCGGACGGCGGCCGTGCTGTCCGGCCGCGCCGCGACGCTCCAGGACCAGTGCGACGGCGGTGTCGGTGATCGCGAACCGGCGGTCGCCGGGGACGGTCGACAGCACTCCGAGGTCGCGATAGGCGCGGACGACGAGTTCGTCGACCAGGTCGACGGCGACGCAGACGATCGTGTCGGCGCGGCCGGTGCGCAGCAGTTCGTAGCCGTAGCCGAGTGCGGTGGCGCCCGAGGCATGTCCGGCGGAGACCGTCGACGTCGGGCCGTAGAGGCCGAGGTGCTGCGACACCTGGCCGGTCGCCTGGTTGTAGACCGTGTTGGGGAAGACGCCCGGGTCCGCCCCGGCGGCACCGTCGGCGATGACGCCGCGGGTGAACCGGGCCATCGACTCCACCGGCCCGGCGCTGGTCCCGAGCACCACGCCGATGCCGGCTCGCTCGTCATCCTCGATGCCGGCGTCGGCCAGTGCCTTCGCCACGGTCACGATGGCCGCCACCGTCATCCGGTCCATCCGCCGGCGCGCCTTGCGGGTGAGGTATGGCTCCGGGTCGACGGTCATGGTCGCGGCCCGGCCCTCCGGGTCGGCCGGGATCCCGGTCTCGTCGGCCAGCGCCGCCCGAGCCGCGGCCACACCGTCGCCGAACGGGCCGAGCAGGGCGAGCCCGGTGACCACCACGTCGTCCACCTCGGGCGCGGGCGGCCGCCGGTCGTCGTCGCGGCGCAGCAGCGCGAGGCTGGCGTTCGAGCCGCCGAAGGCGAAGTTGTTCGACACCGCGACCCGGGTGTCCAGCGCCCGTGCGTCCAACGGCACGTAGTCCAGGTCGCAGGACGGGTCGGGACCGAGGTAGGAGGCGGTGGGCGGCGCCGTGCGCTCGGCCAGGGCGTGGACGGTGACCAGCGCCTCCGCCGCGCCGGCCGCGCCGAGCAGGTGCCCGATGACCGACTTCGTACTGCTGACCACAGCGTCGTCGGCGGCCGGCCCCAGCGCGGTCCTGATGGCGCTGGTCTCGGCGGGGTCGTTCTTCTCGGTGCCGGTGCCGTGCCCGTTGACGTAACCGACGTCCGACTGGTCCACGCCCGCGGACCGCAACGCCTGCCCGATCGCCAGCGCGGCACCGGAGCCGTCCGGCCGTGGCGCCGTCGGGTGGTAGCCGTCGGCGGACAGCCCGTAGCCACCGACCCAGGCCAGGACGTCGCCGGGCTCGGCCAGGTCCTCGCGCACCAGCACCAGATAGGCCGCGCCCTCGCCGAGCGACAGCCCGCTCCGGCCCGCGGAGTAGGGCCGGGCCGGTTCCGCCGACAGCGCCTCCAGAGAGTTGAAACCGGCGAAGAGCACGTCGGAGAACGCGTCCGCGCCCCCGGTGAGCACCACGTCGGCCTGCCCTGAGCGGATCAGGTCCGCTGCCCAGCCGATGGCGTTCGCCCCGGACGCGCAGGCCGTGTTCACCGCGACCACCGGGCCGCCGAACCCGTACGCGCCGGCCAGCGCCTCGGCCGCCGCCTGCGGTGTCGACATCGCAGCCAGACCCGGTGCCGGTCGTTCGCCCCGGTCGACCGCGGCCAGCCACTCGCGGCCGGACAACAGCCCGGCGTTGCAGGTGCCATGGACGACGCCGCAGCGCTCCAGCCCGGCGCGGTCGATCGCCGGTGCGGCCGCGGCCACGGCCTCGTCGGCGGCGTGCAGGGCCAGCTCGACCACCCGGTCGCGGTAGCCACCCGGCCGCGGGTACGGGTGCGCGGTCTCCGGCAGCGCGTCGACCTCGCCGCCGAGCTTGGTGCGCACTCCGGTCAGGTCGATCCGCTGCACCGGCCGGATCCCGACCCGGCCGTCCCGGGCACCGGCCCAGAGCGCGGCGGCATCCGGGCCGAGGGCCGTGACGGCGCCGACGGCGCGCACCGCCACCCGGGCGTCCTCGTGGTTCATGGTTGGCTCCTGTCCATCGGCTCGCTCCGCTTCGCTGTGCCGGTTCACGTCAGGCCGCGCGCAGCGCCACGGCCACGTTCTGTCCTTCCAGGCCGCGCGCCAGCGCCAGCGCGGAACGCACCGGCAGCTCACGGCTCTCGTTCGGCACCCAGTCCAGGTCGCAGTCGGGGTCCGGGTCGGTCAGGTTGAGGGTCGGCGGCACGCCTCCGTGGTGCACCGACAGCGCCCCGATCGCGACGTTCGCGGCGCCGGCGGCAGCGACCAGGTGACCGATGGCCGGCTTGACGCTGCTGGCCGCGACCGCCCCGGAGCCGCCGCCGAACGCTGCCCGCAGCCCGGCCGCCTCGCTGGCGTCACCCAGCCGGGTGGCGCAGCCATGGGTGGCGACGTAGTCCGGCCCGGCCGTCCAGCCGGCCTCGCGCCCGGCCGCGACGACCGCGGCGGTCAGGGCGGCACCGTCGGGCTCCGGGGTGACCAGTCCGCCGATGTCGAAAGCGGAGCCGAGTCCGCAGATCTCCGCGTAGATCCGGGCGCCCCGGGCCGCCGCGGCGCCGTACTCCTCCAGGACCAGGACGGCGGCGCCCTCACCCAGCACCGAGCCGGACCGGTCGCGGTCGTAGGGCCGGAACGCCTCGGCGCCGCGCTCGTTGCGGTCGGTGAGGACGCCCAGGCCGTCCATCTTCGACATCGTCCAGAACGACACCCCGGTGTCGAAGC
It encodes:
- a CDS encoding beta-ketoacyl-[acyl-carrier-protein] synthase family protein — translated: MNHEDARVAVRAVGAVTALGPDAAALWAGARDGRVGIRPVQRIDLTGVRTKLGGEVDALPETAHPYPRPGGYRDRVVELALHAADEAVAAAAPAIDRAGLERCGVVHGTCNAGLLSGREWLAAVDRGERPAPGLAAMSTPQAAAEALAGAYGFGGPVVAVNTACASGANAIGWAADLIRSGQADVVLTGGADAFSDVLFAGFNSLEALSAEPARPYSAGRSGLSLGEGAAYLVLVREDLAEPGDVLAWVGGYGLSADGYHPTAPRPDGSGAALAIGQALRSAGVDQSDVGYVNGHGTGTEKNDPAETSAIRTALGPAADDAVVSSTKSVIGHLLGAAGAAEALVTVHALAERTAPPTASYLGPDPSCDLDYVPLDARALDTRVAVSNNFAFGGSNASLALLRRDDDRRPPAPEVDDVVVTGLALLGPFGDGVAAARAALADETGIPADPEGRAATMTVDPEPYLTRKARRRMDRMTVAAIVTVAKALADAGIEDDERAGIGVVLGTSAGPVESMARFTRGVIADGAAGADPGVFPNTVYNQATGQVSQHLGLYGPTSTVSAGHASGATALGYGYELLRTGRADTIVCVAVDLVDELVVRAYRDLGVLSTVPGDRRFAITDTAVALVLERRGAAGQHGRRPLAELAGHGGASRVRPGGVSWDLTGDATTRATDQALRTAGLRPDDVTRIWPAAAGLAPADRAELAGLGRVFGDRLPVLRTPKVVLGEPVGPGGALTAALAADELGTDPQGGAALVQAVSLGGSAVSLALRPCP
- a CDS encoding beta-ketoacyl-[acyl-carrier-protein] synthase family protein; the protein is MTRRVAVTGIGLLTALGTGHADTWDGLLAGRSAVGPLRGFDPTSLRTRIGAELTGFDPSPYASRRTLRSTTREDELALAGLALAVEDSGVDLAAGDPERLAVFLAGNKEISRPQHLIDGALSVREPDGTARERVLGERMTSSFYPLFYVEGLQAAALFYASQRYQAKGANAYFHGTADAGATAIGRAYRSVRRGESDVALAGGFDTGVSFWTMSKMDGLGVLTDRNERGAEAFRPYDRDRSGSVLGEGAAVLVLEEYGAAAARGARIYAEICGLGSAFDIGGLVTPEPDGAALTAAVVAAGREAGWTAGPDYVATHGCATRLGDASEAAGLRAAFGGGSGAVAASSVKPAIGHLVAAAGAANVAIGALSVHHGGVPPTLNLTDPDPDCDLDWVPNESRELPVRSALALARGLEGQNVAVALRAA